From one Rhopalosiphum padi isolate XX-2018 chromosome 2, ASM2088224v1, whole genome shotgun sequence genomic stretch:
- the LOC132921458 gene encoding ABC transporter G family member 23-like, giving the protein MSFEVLNGYGSTVGDKSIIVQDAFKRYSDIISMKGLNMSVSTGTIYGLLGPSGCGKTTLLNCILGLTALDSGKIYLKAQRHSEISYMPQDISLHNNLTAYQTFIFYGKLYGINEENVKRRINELVHLLRLPSLSIQIKNLSGGEKRRLSFGVALFHDPKIMILDEPTVGIDPVIRQSIWNHLVELSLRGKTIVITTHYVEEAIRADVVGFMRNGVLVGEDSPNTLILKQNSLTLEEAFLSLCCIQESEKTFNKSKREYSAILPFTRNRLKNDFSWRRFRALTYKNAALLYKDYTFLFFTFVLPLVQTIVYNLCVGHNIQNAKLGVVNDEINNCSTDLYQKKCFLKDPNNTKLSCMFIDHLRASNNYLIDYPSLKSGNVALNANLIWGLIYFTSNYTLTLKNRLNLFVNRYDIDFSSVQITLDSTNYIMKLKIKDDITSTFVKTLNQATKYCNISEKSYSYPISIKSIRNVKVTEFIHSASPGFMVLLAFYFPMILSTGLLLSEKDEGIMSRIMVAGVKFLEFVVSVIFLQTIVHIIQSSIEIFIMYFVFNNPISPDNFWTFAMVIMIIGYQGMFAGILVATVSKNYTMATHINMGTNVLFSCLCGLIWPMESAHPVLKAFNRFLPLSIASETIGNLTLKEWPLHHPLVLRGLVLTILWLIVFAVPVCFFSSLKKDAWIKPK; this is encoded by the exons atgtCTTTTGAAGTTTTAAACGGTTATGGAAGCACAGTTGGagataaatcaataattgtgCAAGATGCTTTTAAACGTTATTCAGACATCATAAGTATGAAAGGTTTAAATATGTCTGTATCCACGGGAACAAT ATACGGACTTTTGGGCCCAAGTGGTTGTGGTAAAACGACTTTGTTGAACTGCATTCTTGGTTTAACTGCATTAGATtctggtaaaatatatttaaaagcgCAACGTCACTCGGAAATTAGTTACATGccacaa gacATCTCGTTGCATAATAATTTGACTGCATatcaaacttttatattttatggaaagtTATACGGAATAAACGAAGAAAATGTAAAAAGGAGGATTAACGAGTTGGTCCATTTACTGAGATTACCATCGTtaagcatacaaattaaaaacttaag cGGAGGAGAAAAAAGACGATTATCGTTTGGCGTAGCGCTATTTCACGATCCCAAAATTATGATCCTCGATGAGCCCACGGTCGGTATAGATCCAGTTATAAGGCaaag CATTTGGAATCACCTCGTTGAGCTTTCTCTGAGAGGAAAAACTATCGTCATAACTACGCATTACGTCGAGGAGGCCATTAGAGCCGATGtg gtAGGATTTATGCGGAATGGTGTCTTAGTAGGCGAAGATTCGcctaatactttaatattaaaacaaaattctttAACACTGGAAGAAGCATTTTTATCACTCTGTTGTATACAAGAAAGTGAGaaa ACTTTCAATAAATCTAAACGGGAATATTCAGCGATTCTACCATTTACTAGGAATCGATTAAAAAACGATTTCTCTTGGAGAAGATTTCGAGCTTTAACTTATAAAAACGCAGCACTTTTATACAAAGACTATAC atttttattCTTCACATTTGTTTTACCTCTGGTCCaaactattgtatataatttatgcgTCGGACATAACATTCAAAATGCAAAGTTGGGAGTGGTCaatgatgaaataaataattgtagcactgatttatatcaaaaaaaatgtttcttaaaagatccaaataatacaaaattgagTTGTATGTTTATCGACCATCTACGAGCATCcaataattatttg ATCGACTACCCAAGTCTGAAGTCTGGTAATGTTGCATTAAATGCCAATTTAATATGgggcttaatttattttacttcgaACTATACATTAACGTTGAAGAATCGTCTCAATCTATTTGTTAATCGTTATGATATAGACTTTAGCTCGGTCCAGATCACGTTAGATTCAacca attatataatgaaattaaaaataaaagatgacATAACTTCAACATTTGTGAAAACATTAAATCAAGCAACTAAGTATTGCAATATAAGTGAAAAATCGTATTCTTACCCAATTTCA ATTAAAAGTATAAGAAACGTGAAAGTCACTGAATTTATTCATTCAGCTTCTCCAGGATTTATGGTTTT atTAGCTTTTTATTTTCCGATGATTTTATCAACTGGATTATTGCTGTCGGAGAAGGATGAAGGAATTATGAGTCGAATAATGGTTgcag gggTAAAATTCTTAGAATTTGTTGTGTCTGTAATATTTCTCCAAACAATTGTCCACATTATACAATCatcgattgaaatatttattatgtatttcgtGTTTAATAACCCAATTTCACCAGATAATTTTTGGACATTTGCAATGGTTATAATGATAATTGGATACCAAGGAATGTTTGCAG GAATATTAGTAGCTACTGTGTCAAAAAACTACACAATGGCAACCCATATTAATATGGGAACGAATGTTCTATTTTCATGTTTATGCG gacTTATTTGGCCAATGGAAAGTGCACATCCTGTTTTAAAAGCCTTCAATCGTTTCCTACCTTTATCCATTGCATCAGAAACAATTGGAAATCTGACACTTAAAGAATGGCCTTTACATCATCCTTTAGTTCTACGTGGATTGGTATTGACAATTTTATGGCTAATAGTCTTTGCAGTACCAGTATGTTTCtttagttcattaaaaaaagaTGCATggataaaaccaaaataa
- the LOC132921830 gene encoding ABC transporter G family member 23-like: MAEMETKKVQVESELAICVSNAFKSFSDTCVLNGLTMSVPSGSIYGLLGPSGCGKTTLINVILGKFPLDSGVIKINPSRFSDIGYMPQDLCLDLMLTIGETFKYYGSLYKMNGSDISSKSKELISWLKLPQSYTLLKDLSGGECRRVSLAVTLLHDPTIIILDEPTVGIDPVLRYEIWQKLLEMVQTQAKTIIITTHYIEEAHQAHTIGLMRNGVLISETSPQDLLVKQNANSLEEAFLSLSSSQELDETIQKSIILKNTNASSNILHSDNGISFIRIGAFIKKNVAICLRDFTFIFFMILFPMLAAIIFNLAIGGNIKNVNIAIQNKEIADCQNIVVNQCIYEDITNVTLSCAVLNGLQTLEYNLIPVKNREEGDILVKKAKSVAFIQFPQNFSIGLQQYVLGSWFSTSEYSENTAAYANIDIGNVLVKSQIIRNLFNVVEDVIINSTRACSKKFVKHPFRTTYLVGNKVETFIHSIATMFVSMIGFYFSSVISTGFMLTEKMEGFLDRSMTAGITILEVVISITCIQTVIHIIQTISVMFITYFVFLNPIEITNGLFVFVFIVFLTGWLGLLYGLLIVGLSKSSSEAMNMVIGWNMMQIYLSGIMWPIEAQMPFMKIISEHLPLCYISRILNNIVLRGWTLTHPTVLVGIAIIIGYVFLHVILLLYLSHVKKDAWLVNK; this comes from the exons ATGGCTGAAATGGAAACAAAAAAGGTTCAAGTAGAATCTGAGTTAGCTATATGTGTTTCTAACGCCTTTAAAAGTTTTTCTGACACTTGTGTTTTAAATGGCTTAACTATGAGTGTACCTTCAGGATCCAT atATGGTCTTTTAGGTCCAAGTGGTTGTGGTAAAACTACATTAATAAACGTTATTCTTGGAAAGTTTCCATTGGATTCTggggttattaaaataaatcctaGCCGTTTTTCAGATATTGGATATATGCCTCAA GATTTGTGTTTAGATTTGATGCTTACCATAGgagaaacatttaaatattatggttcattatataaaatgaatggAAGTGATATTTCTAGTAAAAGCAAAGAACTTATTAGTTGGCTTAAATTACCACAGAGTTACACACTGCTAAAAGATCTAag TGGAGGTGAGTGTAGAAGAGTTTCACTGGCCGTCACATTACTTCATGATCCAACAATCATAATACTTGACGAGCCTACAGTAGGCATTGATCCAGTATTGAGATACGA AATTTGGCAGAAATTATTGGAAATGGTACAGACTCAagctaaaactattataattactacGCATTATATCGAAGAAGCACACCAAGCACATACT ATAGGTTTGATGAGAAATGGTGTTTTAATATCAGAAACTTCTCCTCAAGACTTATTGGTTAAACAAAATGCCAACTCATTAGAGGAAGCATTTTTATCACTAAGTTCCAGTCAAGAACTTGatgaa acaatTCAAAAgtccattattttaaaaaatactaatgcaTCATCAAATATTTTGCACTCTGACAACGGAATATCTTTTATTAGAATTGGTgcatttataaagaaaaatgttgCTATTTGTTTAAGGGATTTCAC gtttatattttttatgatcttATTTCCAATGTTGGcagctattatttttaatttagccaTTGgtggtaatattaaaaatgttaacatagcTATTCAAAATAAAGAGATTGCCGATTGTCAGAACATTGTAGTTAATCAATGTATTTATGAAGATATTACTAATGTCACTCTTAGCTGTGCGGTCCTAAACGGTTTACAGACTCTAGAatacaattta atccCAGTTAAAAATCGGGAAGAAGGAGACATTTTAGTGAAAAAAGCTAAATCAGTAGCATTCATTCAGTTTCCTCAGAATTTCAGTATAGGACTTCAACAATATGTTCTTGGTTCATGGTTTTCTACCAGTGAATATTCGGAAAATACGGCAGCCTATGCAAATATTGATATTGGAA atgttttggtaaaaagtcAAATCATTCGAAATCTATTTAATGTCGTTGaagatgttattataaatagcaCACGTGCATGCAGTAAAAAGTTTGTTAAGCATCCTTTT agaACTACGTATTTAGTGGGAAACAAAGTTGAAACATTTATTCATAGTATAGCTACTATGTTTGTTTcgat gaTAGGATTTTATTTCTCAAGCGTAATATCTACAGGATTTATGTTAACAGAGAAAATGGAGGGATTTCTTGATCGGTCTATGACAGctg GAATTACAATACTAGAAGTAGTAATTTCAATAACGTGTATTCAAACTGTAATACACATAATTCAAACAATTTCTGTTATGTTTATAACGTACTTTGTTTTCCTAAATCCTATCGAAATCACTAACGGACTGTTTGTATtcgtatttatagtttttttaacagGATGGTTAGGTTTACTATACg GTTTGTTAATTGTTGGGTTATCAAAATCAAGTTCCGAAGCCATGAACATGGTTATTGGTTGGAATATGATGCAGATTTACTTATCAG gtATTATGTGGCCAATTGAAGCTCAAATGCCATTCATGAAAATCATATCTGAACATCTCCCATTGTGCTACATtagtagaatattaaataatatcgttttaagAGGATGGACACTTACTCACCCGACTGTCTTAGTGGGAATAGCCATCATAATTGGTTATGTTTTCttacatgtaattttattattatacttatcccACGTTAAAAAAGATGCATGgctggtaaataaataa